ttttatttttgaattaataaatatttataatttatctaCTACAAGAAGTTGAgtctaaattttgattttaccgCAGAAAAAAGCTTGTGTCAGCTTGCGAAAAGAAGTCTGTCCTGGTGTTTGACTGCGTGAGCAGAAAGCAAGTGCTGGCCTTGCGGGAGGCTCACACAGACTGTGTCAACGCGATCACTTTCCTCGACGATCAACGCTTTTTTAGCTGCAGCGATGACACCACGGTCGCGTTGTGGGACTTGAGATCCTCTCGCGAACCGTTGTGCCGGCTCAGAGGTCACACAAGCTGGGTCAAGAATGTTGAGGTTATCCCGTCCCAAGGAGTCGTCCTCTCTTCAGGCTTTGACTGGAAGCTCATTTGCTGGGATATAAATAAGTGAGCTAATGTTGTGATTCGTCTTATTTGcaatataatcaaattttattagaaaatactgGTGTAAAATCATTCACAGGAGCAGTTATTTTCATTGTTCTTAGCCTTCTAATTCAGAGACTTTCACGcattttttaacacaattGTTTGACAATATGAATTCcatatttctcaaattttaattatatttgaaattatttttctgaattttgaataaacttaaaacattttcagtaAGCATTTTTGGCTAAGTTTGAAACACACTATTATTGTTTTGCTTAGAGAGTCAttaattcaatggaaaataagTAGCGTTATGCATAAGTTGCCTCAAAGAGCCTAAATCGATGGGTGATTATTCCCTGAAATCTTAAGGGTAAAATTCCAACTACTTTGTtcattaaatcaacttttagtTTTAACGCTAATATTAGTTTGAAATCATTGTGCATTTTACTTCATACATTTTTCGTGTCATTGTCTTTGATATGAATGAAGTTATGATCCTCAAtcccaattatttttgttttcctttacTGTTTTAGACTCAAAAAGTTATcttaaaaaacatgaaaaactACTCACatttgatttgtttctttGACCAGAATTTCAGGAGACGACTGTGTTAACACGACCTTGCTCAAAACAAACGACTTAATGCGGACAAAATTGTCTCCTGATGGCAGCAAGTTGGTAGTCAGCACCTCATCTGGATATATAATGGTTGTGCATGATCTAAACTTAGATAATTTCCAAGAGGATCTCAAACTTTTTAAAGTAATTCTTAAAGTGACTTCTGAAAACTCCTAACTTAACACATTTTATCTCTCAGCCTAGCCTGTACAGACTGATGCAAGAAACGCTGACTATAATCCCTGAGGCAGCAAAATATACATCAAGATTCAAGaaaagctgcaaaaacaaCAGGCTTGAACTTATTTCTGACTTTCCCAGTGGTGACGAATCCACCGCGATTTCTTCCCTGGAAATCCATCCTAACAGCTGGTGCGCACTCAGTAGGAACACTAGTGCACAGCACGACTCTGAGGTGAGCTCTGTGATTTTTGCCTTGGTACACTTAAACGCATTTTTCTTAATgctcttttattattgctttttatcattccgtttttaacaaaaattggctgattttttaacttctgtATAGTTATTCTTCAATTGTTCTggaacaaattcaaaattcaaacccAAATTCAACCTTTCATtctattttaatgttaaaaattattaaagtgcATTTTTAAGAGGAatattctgcaatttttttaatgctgaAACTATGACGTTCTGTTCCAGTGGACTTGTTTGCATGACATTCAAGAATTGCCACGCAAAAACCACCTAGATGAGGACGAGGACATAGAAATAGACAGGAGTAGCACCAATTCATTTACGAGAGAGAGGATCGAATACGCACTCTCGTCAGAGGAGGATGTTAATTTAGGTAAGACACTTATGCGCGTCCATTCCGCTTCATtacttaaatcaatttctttggATCTAGATGACTTAAATGAAATCCCGCGGATCCATAAAAACAAGCGACGGCTGCTGTACTTCAGTGAAGAATCAAACGTGGGGCAAGGCTTCATCAAGGAACAGGCATTCAGTCCAGACGGACGGCTGGTGAGCTCGCCTTTTGGCTTTGGAGTGAGATTACTGGCATTCAGCCCTGACTGTGAAGACCCGTGGACTAAACAAGGTTCGCCACTCGCGCCCACTGGTTCTAAATGCTTGTATGAAGTGCGAACCAACATTTGTCACGGTAATGTGGTCGCTTGCACTAAATTTAGCCCGGTCGAGCCTGTTCTCGTGTCGGGCTGCATTCAGGGCAAGATCGCGTGGCATCAAATGCGATTGTAGCAAAAACTCAGTTTTTTGACGTCTTCGGCTGTTTTCTAAACTATGATTCGAATTTAGACAATGTCAAtagaagaaatttatttctagtttgatatacacaaacacaaaaagatCACGTGCagtttgaaacaaattcaaaaacCACTTAAACAGTTAATAATCTCGAGTCAGGTAATAATGCTTCGGTCGATCGTTTCGTTTGGGGGGTTAACACTTTCTGACTAAAAggatttctcaaaaaagtcCGTCGATTCAATACTGCAGATGCTGCGGGCGTCGGAAATAATGCGCCCGCTTTTGGGTGACGTGCGGATAGCGCAGTCTCTGCTGCGGCGGAGAGTGCTGTCTCCGCACAAAGTGCTTACCCTTGTTAAAGCTGGAGGGGAAGTTAGAGAGCCTGGACGTGTCCTTGAAGTTCCTGTCCACTGGTGAAGCGACAAACATGGGCTCCAAGGTCTCAGTGTACTTGGGACTTTCGAACTGCGGGTGCTCCTTGGACTCTGGCTCGTCCTTATTGGCCACAACGACTTCTTCGTCTCTTCTGGAAGTCAGGCTGCTCACGTAGGACACTTGGGCAGCAGACGGTGGCAGCAAATCGTGTGACGCGGACAGGACGGCGTCTGGCACGACGGCCACCTTCTCACCGTAAGGAACTTTAACCCTAGTCTCTACGTTGACGCTGGCAGCCTCTTCTGGCTCCTCCTCCGCGGTTCCCTTCCTGTCAATCGGGTCTTCAGCGGCGGCGTCAGATCGTGCCGGCTGCTGGTCGCAGCTGTCATGGAC
The nucleotide sequence above comes from Cloeon dipterum chromosome X, ieCloDipt1.1, whole genome shotgun sequence. Encoded proteins:
- the LOC135947010 gene encoding DDB1- and CUL4-associated factor 10 homolog isoform X1, whose protein sequence is MSGLTFREYLRRRELGLKQPIGVQDLLRTKLFYNIQPVDAFTASAATGPSHGAVFNLQFSPDGKKLVSACEKKSVLVFDCVSRKQVLALREAHTDCVNAITFLDDQRFFSCSDDTTVALWDLRSSREPLCRLRGHTSWVKNVEVIPSQGVVLSSGFDWKLICWDINKISGDDCVNTTLLKTNDLMRTKLSPDGSKLVVSTSSGYIMVVHDLNLDNFQEDLKLFKPSLYRLMQETLTIIPEAAKYTSRFKKSCKNNRLELISDFPSGDESTAISSLEIHPNSWCALSRNTSAQHDSEWTCLHDIQELPRKNHLDEDEDIEIDRSSTNSFTRERIEYALSSEEDVNLGKTLMRVHSASLLKSISLDLDDLNEIPRIHKNKRRLLYFSEESNVGQGFIKEQAFSPDGRLVSSPFGFGVRLLAFSPDCEDPWTKQGSPLAPTGSKCLYEVRTNICHGNVVACTKFSPVEPVLVSGCIQGKIAWHQMRL
- the LOC135947010 gene encoding DDB1- and CUL4-associated factor 10 homolog isoform X2, which gives rise to MSGLTFREYLRRRELGLKQPIGVQDLLRTKLFYNIQPVDAFTASAATGPSHGAVFNLQFSPDGKKLVSACEKKSVLVFDCVSRKQVLALREAHTDCVNAITFLDDQRFFSCSDDTTVALWDLRSSREPLCRLRGHTSWVKNVEVIPSQGVVLSSGFDWKLICWDINKISGDDCVNTTLLKTNDLMRTKLSPDGSKLVVSTSSGYIMVVHDLNLDNFQEDLKLFKPSLYRLMQETLTIIPEAAKYTSRFKKSCKNNRLELISDFPSGDESTAISSLEIHPNSWCALSRNTSAQHDSEWTCLHDIQELPRKNHLDEDEDIEIDRSSTNSFTRERIEYALSSEEDVNLDDLNEIPRIHKNKRRLLYFSEESNVGQGFIKEQAFSPDGRLVSSPFGFGVRLLAFSPDCEDPWTKQGSPLAPTGSKCLYEVRTNICHGNVVACTKFSPVEPVLVSGCIQGKIAWHQMRL